TTGCTGGGATAGCCCTCGGCATATTTATTTGTGAAAATGGAGCCCTGCGCTTCAAGCACCGCTTCGCTGACTATGTTTTCAGAGGCAATCAATTCAAGTTGATAGCTCTGCCGTTCAAGTTCATATTGAATTGAACGATATACCTCGGGATCTGTTTGTTTGAGGAAAGACACTTACAGGTTACTCCAAAAGAGATTAATTCATAAATAATCGAGTAATTATCAACAAGGCCTTATACTATAAAATATATAAAAAACGAATATCTGTCGGACGAGTGCTGTTCGGGTCTCGATCCTCTCGCTTTTCTAACAAGACGGCAAGAAGAAGGCCCCGGAGGTGTACACTAAGTACGTTGAGGAGGCCGATGACGAAGCCAACAGCAGCGAAAGCGGCGAAGTTAGAATTTGAATGCATATTGATATCAAATCTTATCAATCCGGGTCTGATGTCGCCCCCCGGCAAAGTCCGTTGCCATCCAGGTCTTGACCATTTCAATGGCAAGTCCAGGCCCGATAACCCTTGCCCCCATGCAGAGAATATTTGCATCATTATGTTCTCTGCTCATCCTGGCGGTAAAAAGCTCGTGGCATAATGCCGCCCGGATTGATTTATACCTGTTTGCCGCCATGGACATCCCGATACCGGTGCCGCAGATCAGGATACCCCGCTGAGAACTGCCCTGTTCAACAACCTTGCATACCTGTCTGGCAAAATCCGGATAATCGACAGAAGCAGTGGAATAGCATCCCCGGTCATCCACTTCATGTCCCAGGTCCTTGAGCACAGTAATTATCTGTTCTTTCAGATCATAACCGCCATGATCACTGCCGATTGCAACTCTCACCGTTAGCCCTCAAACCGTTTCATCAAAAGTACGGCATTGGTGCCGCCAAAACCAAATGAATTTGAAATAGCTGCGCGGATCTTGGCCTTTCTGGCCTTATGAGGAACATAATCAAGATCACACTCCGGATCAGAATGGTGCAGATTTATTGTCGGAGGCATGATCTGATTATGCACTGCCAATGCCGTGAAAACCGCTTCAATACCACCTGCGCCACCTAACATATGGCCGGTCATTGACTTGGTTGAACTCACCGCAAGTTTATATGCATGCTCGCCGAATACCGCTTTGATGGCCCGGGTTTCGCCTGCATCATTCAAAGGAGTCGACGTGCCGTGGGCATTGATATAATCGATATCCGCAGGGATCATCCCCGCATCCGCAATGGCCATCCGCATGCAGCGGACAGCACCTTCACCGTCCTCCGGGGGCGCAGCCATGTGGTACCCGTCACCGGTGAGGCCGTATCCCGCCATCTCGGCATAAATTTTTGCACCGCGGGCCTTGGCGTGTTCATATTCTTCAAGGATGAGCATGCCGCCGCCTTCTGAAATAACAAAACCATCCCGCTGGGCGTCAAAGGGCCGGGACGCTCCATGAGGGTCATCATTGTTTCGGGAAAGGGCTTTCATGTTATTG
The sequence above is a segment of the Pseudomonadota bacterium genome. Coding sequences within it:
- the rpiB gene encoding ribose 5-phosphate isomerase B, coding for MRVAIGSDHGGYDLKEQIITVLKDLGHEVDDRGCYSTASVDYPDFARQVCKVVEQGSSQRGILICGTGIGMSMAANRYKSIRAALCHELFTARMSREHNDANILCMGARVIGPGLAIEMVKTWMATDFAGGRHQTRIDKI
- the fabF gene encoding beta-ketoacyl-ACP synthase II, with translation MSRRVVVTGLGLVTPLGTGVDKTWQAICAGQSGVGPITKFDASDHGVRIAAEVKDFDVENFIDSKVAKHLELFVQYAVAAAGMAIEDAGLEITDENTHRIGVVTGNGIGGLPTIEKYHQILLEKGNKRITPFFIPMVISNMSAGQISIIYKARGPNLSLTTACAAGSHAVGDAFRMISRGDCDMAITGGSESTICPLAVAGFNNMKALSRNNDDPHGASRPFDAQRDGFVISEGGGMLILEEYEHAKARGAKIYAEMAGYGLTGDGYHMAAPPEDGEGAVRCMRMAIADAGMIPADIDYINAHGTSTPLNDAGETRAIKAVFGEHAYKLAVSSTKSMTGHMLGGAGGIEAVFTALAVHNQIMPPTINLHHSDPECDLDYVPHKARKAKIRAAISNSFGFGGTNAVLLMKRFEG